CGGCGCCGCTATGTTGGTAGGCTTTTAGCGCTCGACCGGTTTTCCGGTCGATTGCCTGACATGGAGTTCGGGCCGGATCAGCTCTTGCCCGCCATGGATTTCGATGCCGTTCAGGCGATCGAGCAGCGCACGCGCCGCACGCCGCCCCACTTCGCGCTGGCCGTTCCATACGGTCGTCAGCGCCGGCGTGGCGATCGCGGCTTCCTCGAGATCGTCGTACCCGGTTACGGACACGTCGACGCCCGGTGTCAGGCCGGCCCGGTAGATACCGTTCATGAGACCGATCGCGACCAGGTCGTTCCAGCAAACCGCCGCGGTCGGCTTGTCCTTGTGCGCCAGGAATTGCTGGGAGGCCTCGAAGCCGCCCTGCTTCGTCCGGGGGCCGGGCATGCGCCAGTCGGTGCGGACCTCCAGCCCGGCATTCTCCATGGCGATGACGTAGCCGCGATAGCGATCTCGGCCGGTGGAGGTCTGGTCCGTGCCGCCGATCATCACGATGCGGCGGTGACCGAGCGAGATCAGATGGTTGGTGGCGATCCCGATGCCATAGGAATCGTCGCCGCGAAACACCGGCACATCGGCCCCCTCGACCGATCGCGCGATCAGTACCGCCGGCAGCCCATTATCCTCGGCAAGCTGGATATCCTGCGGCGGCGTTCCGATCGCCGGCGACATGATCACGCCGTCGGCGCCGAGTTGCAGCAGCGTGTCGATGAAGGTGCGCTGCTTTTCGAGCTGATCGTAGTGGTTGGACAGGAGGAAAGTCTGCCGGCTGCGGTCCAGCTCGCTCTCGATCGAGCGCAGGATTTCGGCGAAGAATGGGTTCATGATGTCGTGCACGACGACACCCACGATGCCCGAGCGCGAGGTGCGAAGGCTCGCCGCGCGCCGGTTGTAGATGTAGCCGATAGTGCGCGCGTGTTCCTTGATGCGCTCGCGCGTGCCGTCGGCGACCAACGGGCTGTCGCGCAGCGCCAGAGACACCGTGGCGGTCGAGACGCCGAGCGCTTCGGCGATCGTCGAGAGCTTGATCTTTTGTGCCAGGGAACCCCTCCTCCCGGAGCTGTGCAACGTCTTTAAACTGTTTAAAAGGACTTATGGCACCCGACTGTGACAATTCAAAGCTTTTTTGCCAATGACTGGTCTTCGCTGTTCGGAGCCGAGCGCTCCAGCAGCCTGAGCCGATGCTCGCGATGGATGATGTAAAGGCCGCTGGCGACGATGATGGCCGCTCCGCCCAGCGTCCACCAATCCGGGAAATCATCGAAGACGAGATAGCCGAAGCCGATCATCCAGATCATCTGCGAATAGGGATATGGCGCGAGCGCCGAGGCCGTCGCCTGCTTGTAGGCCTTGATCAGGAGCCAATGCCCGAACCCGCCAAGCAGGCCGAGCATCAGGAACAGGACCCACTGAAGGCCATCCTGCGGAAAGGACGCGACCGACGGTACGAACGGCAGCATCAGCAGCACGGGGGCCAGAGCCGAATAGAAGATCAGGCTTTCCGCCGTCTCGATCGCCCCCATCCGGCGCGTCATGATGACGTAGAAGCAATAGCTCGACATCGAGATCAGCGCGAAGACATGGCCGACGCCGAAATCGCCGAAACCCGGCCGCGTGATGACGAGCACGCCGACGAACCCGACCAGCACGGCCATCCAGCGCCGCCAGCCGGCCCATTCGCCAAGCAGCGGACCGGCAAGCGCCGTGATCACCATCGGTGCGAAGAAATAGATCGAAACCGTCTCGGCGAGTTGCAGCGTCTGCAGCGCAAGGAAATTGAAGACCGTGGAGCCGAACAGGAAGACGCCGCGCAGGATCTGCGCCGGCAGGCTCTTCACCTTGAACATCGACGGGTTCGACCATGCGCGGAACAGCACCAGCACGGCCACGACATGGATCGCAAAACGCGCCCAGGACACGAATTCCGGCCGCATGCCCTGCTGAACCAGATATTTCGCGGACGTATCGAGGCACGCGAAGAGAAAGCAAGCGCAGATCACGAGCACGATTGCCGGGGACGGCGTCGCCGTGTCGCTTCTGTTGGTCGTGGAGGTCAAATCAGAGGGCCTGATACTGGATGTACTCAGACTTCATCGATCAACAGGTTCGGTCGCGCAAGTCCAAAGTCCCACGCGCGCGCTATTCCTCGGTGTCGGGATCGTCTTCGTCATCGGGGACGACTGCCCCGTTGAGGTTGGATTCGACCCGCGCCAGGAGCTTGAGCAGCGCCTTCTGCTCTTTCTTGTCCAGGCCTTTCAGCGCCTGTTTCTCGGTCTTGCGCACGGCCTTCTCGATCGACTTGATCGCGTTGCGGCCCTCGTCGGTGAGAAACACGTTCGCCTGCCGCGCATCGGAATCCGAAGCGCGCTTGTCGAGATAACCCTGGCTTTGCAGGCGGTTGATCGTCTTGGTCACTGTGGGTGGCCGCACACCGAGCCGGGTGGCCAGTTGCCCGGGCGTCTGCCCGTCCTCGCGGTCGAGCGCGATCATGATCTGGTCCTGCCCGGCATAGAAGCCGTGCGTCAGAAGCCGCGCCGCGAGTGCGGTGCGCGAGAGGCGCGCCGCCGAATGAAGCCGGCTCATCGCTGCCGCCTTGTTCGCCTTTGCCATCAAGGCTTTCCCCCTGCTATGCACGTTGCTTGTCGGTCATGCGGCACGATAGGCTGACCGCTCCGATGCGATGCTATGCCAGAGCGACATATCAGAAACATGACAGCCAGCGAAACAAAACCGGATATGCGCAACACCATCGCCATCTTGCCCCTCGGCGCGACGGAGCAGCATGGCCCGCATCTGCCGTTCGAGACCGACAGCATCATCGCGCAGGGCGTGGTCGAGCGTGCAATAGGCCGCCTTCCGCAAGGCGCTGACGTGATCGTTCTGCCGGTCGAAACGATCGGCTATTCGATCGAGCACTTGGACGTGCCGGGCACGAAGTCGCTAGCCTTCGACGAGGCCGTGAACCGCTGGATCGGCATCGGTGAGGAGTGCCTCCGGCAAGGGATCAGTCGGTTCGTGATGCTGAACGCCCATGGCGGGAACTCGCCGCTGATGACGATCGTCGCGACCGAACTGCGTGTGCGACACGCCATGCTGGCGGTCGCGACGAGTTGGACGCGGTTCGGGTATCCGCTGCCGATCGTTTCGCCGGAAGAACGCGCGATCGGCATCCATGGCGGTTTCATCGAAACCTCCGTGATGCTCGCGCTGCGGCCGGAACTGGTCGACATGACAAAGGCGCGCGACTTCCCCTCCGCGCAAACGGAATTTGCACAGGAATTCACGCATCTCCGCGCCTATGGTCCGCATGCCTTCGGCTGGATGATGAGCGATCTCAACCCGGACGGCGTGGCGGGGAACGCAGCAGCCGCAACAGCGGAAGCGGGAGAAGCCATGCTGGACCACGCTGCGAGCGGGTTTGCGGAACTGCTGGGGGACGTGGCGCGGTTCGACATGGCGAGGCTGAAGTGAAGCCTCCAGTTTTTGACATCGCCGCAGTTCAGCCCGGCGAATGAACTGTTCGTAATTTTTGAACCGGGACCGTGCCGGAGCGACGTGCATTCGCTGCATCGAAGGCCTATATGACCTCTCGACATCCATTTTTCCCCAAAGAGGACATCATGCCCGAGGCACAGGCCCAAATCCCGGTGACGGTGCTCACCGGCTATCTCGGCTCCGGCAAGACCACGCTTTTGAACCGTATCCTCACCGAGGATCACGGCAAGCGCTACGCCGTCATCGTCAACGAGTTCGGCGAGATCGGCATCGACAATGATCTGATCGTGGAATCCGACGAGGAAATCTACGAGATGAACAATGGCTGCATCTGCTGCACGGTGCGCGGCGACCTGATCCGCACCGTCGAAGGCCTGATGCGACGTCCCGGCCGTTTCGACGCCATTCTGGTCGAGACGACCGGCCTCGCCGACCCCGCGCCGGTGGCGCAGACCTTCTTCATGGACGACGACGTGCGCGCCAAGACCAAGCTCGACGCCGTCGTCGCGCTGGTCGATGCCAAGCACCTGCCGCTGCGCCTGAAGGACTCCAAGGAAGCCGAAGACCAGATCGCATTTGCCGACGTCGTGGTCCTCAACAAGACCGATCTCGTGACGCCGGAAGAACTCCGCGCCGTCGAGGCAGCCGTGCGCGCGATCAACCCCGCGGCCAAGATCCACAAGACCGAGCGCTCCGGCGTGGCGCTGAGCGAGGTGCTGGATCGTGGCGCGTTCGACCTGAAGCGGGCGCTGGATAACGACCCGCATTTCCTCGACGCGCAGGATCACGATCACGACCACGAATGCGGCCCGGATTGCGATCACGACCATCACGACCATCACCACGGCGAGGCATCCGCGATCCACGACGTCTCGGTGAAATCGATCTCGCTGCGCAGCGGCGAGATGGACCCGAAGAAGTTCTTCCCATGGCTGGAAAAGACGACGCAGATGGACGGCCCCAACATCCTGCGCCTCAAGGGCATCATCGCGCTGAAGGACGATCCGGATCGTTACGTCGTGCAGGGCGTGCACATGCTGCTCGAAGGTGACCACCAGCGTCCCTGGAAGGATGCGGAGAAGCACGAGAGCCGGCTGGTGTTCATCGGCCGCGACCTCGACGTGGAGCGCCTGACGCGCACTTTTGAGGCCTGCCAGGCTTAGGGCTTGCAAGAGACTTTTGTCACGCTTCGCGCGGAAGGCTTGATGAGCACTCGCTCTTGCCGCCACGAGCCTGTATGAGGCTCGCGGCAGGAACAATCAGACACAGGTATCGATGCCCACCGTTGCTCCCCTCGATCTCGATGCGCACTGCGTCGCCGCAGTCTGGCTCGGAAACATCCCGCATTTCGCGCTCGCCGATGGCGTCGTGCATCGCCTCGACAACGGCCACAAGCACGAAGCCGTGCATGACGGCCTTCTGGCGGCCGTGCCCGGCGACGGAGGACAATCGCTGATCACCGGCGGCGAGGACGGCAAGGTCTTCGAGGTCAAGCCGGACGGATCGAAGACAGAGATCGCTTCGATCGGCCGCAAATGGGTGACGACCGTCGCTGCCGGTCCGCGCGGTGCGATCGCATACGCCACCGGCAGGACGGCCTATGTCCGTCTTCCCGACGGCAAGGTGAAGGAATTCCAGCATCCGCGCTCGGTGGAAGGCATCGCTTTCGCACCGAAGGGCATGCGGATCGCGGTCGCGCGCTACAACGGCGCGACGCTGCATTTCCCCGCCGCCGAGGGCAAGCCCGTCGAACTGGAATGGGCGGGCGCGCATACCGGCGTCACATTCTCGCCGGACGGCAATTTCCTCGTCACCACCATGCAGGAAAACGCGCTGCACGGCTGGAAGCTCGCAGATGGCAAGCACATGCGCATGGCCGGCTACCCGGTGAAGGTGAAGTCGCTGTCGTGGAGCGCGAAGGGCCGTTGGCTTGCCAGTTCAGGCGCTCCGGCTGCGATCGTCTGGCCCTTCCTGACCAAGGACGGCCCCATGGGCAAGGCGCCCGTCGAACTTGGCACGCGCGGCGATTCGATGGTCACGTCGGTCGCCTGCCACCCGACCGACGACGTCGTCGCGATCGGTTTTGCCGACGGGATGGTGCTCGCGGGCCGCATCGCCGACCAGAAGGAAGTGCTGCTGCGCCGCCCGGGCAAAGGCGCGATCACGGCGCTCGACTGGGACGCTGAAGGCCGCCGCATCGCCTTCGGGTCCGAAGCGGGCGACTGCGGCGTCATCGACGTGGCGGGCTGAGCCTCACTCGACGCTGCAGACGATCTCTCCGGCAGTCTCGGTCTTGCGCGCCTCGCCGCCGCTCGCACCCGTCATGTTGTATGTGCTGATCGCATAGGTCCCGGCGAACGTGCTCGTCGTCTCGTTGAGCGCGGTCTCGACGAGCATCTCGACATAACCGTGCGGCGCATCGCCCTCTCGCTCGCGATAGAGCCGCAGCTTCAGCGTTTCACCGTCGAACCAGTATTGCGGGAGGTGACCGCGTTCGAACTCCGTTCGGCGAAGATCGTCCTCGACGGTCGCATCCAGAATCGTCGTACTGGCGGAAAAGCTGAACAGCGCGCTGCCCATGCCCCGCGTCATGCCGCCACCGATCACGATCTCTGCCCCATCGTCCACGACCTCGCAGGAAATGCCGCCGGACGCCATCGCCCCCGATGGTCCGGCAACAAAAGCGAGAACCGCGAGAATTGAACGCATGGACAGGTTTCCTTTCAGCATGGTCGCGAATCCGTATCAGCACCATCAACCTTGTTGGTGTGACACAGTTGCGGCAAGCACGCCGCGACGATAGGAAACCGTCATCTGAGGGAGTTTTGAACCGTGGCAGGAGCACCGGAGCAAGCAGCCGGCGTCATCGGCGGCATCGCGCGCACCCGCATCGACGCGCTGCGGGCGCGTGAAGCGAAGATGTACGCGCATGCCCGTCCGCAGTCGCGCAAGGCGATGGCCGAGGGCGTGAGCGGCTATCTGGCGGGCGTTCCGATGCACTGGATGCGCGACTGGCCGATGCCTTTCGCCTTCGTGGTGGAGAAGGCGTCCGGCGCCACGATCACGGATATCGATGGACACCGCCTGGACGATTTCTGCCTTGGCGACACCGGCTCGATGTTCAGCCATTCGCCCGCACCGGTCGCGCGCGCGATCAGGCGGCAGGCCAGGCGCGGCCTGACATACATGCTGCCTTCGACCGACGCGCTCGTGCTCGGTGATCTCCTGGCACGACGCTTCGGCCTGCCCTCTTGGCAGATCGCGACGACGGCGACGGATGCCAACCGGTTCGCGCTGCGCGTCGCGCGCGCGGTCACGGGACGGCCGAAAATCCTCGTCTTCAACGGCTGCTACCATGGCTCGGTAGACGAGACGATGGTGAACCTCAGGCATGGCCGGCCAGTCAACCGGCCCGGGCTGGCCGGCGAGTTCCGCGATCTCACCGAGACGACCCGCATCGTGGAGTTCAACGATCTCGACGCGCTGGATGCGGCGCTTGGCGAGGGCGACGTCGCTTGCGTCATAACCGAGCCTGTCCTGACCAATTCGTGCATGGTCCTCCCACAGCCGGGCTTTCACGATGGCTTGCGCGATCTCACCCGCAAGCACGGCACGCTGCTTCTCATCGACGAGACGCATACGATCTCGACCGCCCCCGGCGGCTATACGCGCGCCTTTGGACTCGAGCCTGATCTCTTCGTTCTCGGGAAGCCGGTGGCCGGTGGCGTGCCGGCCAGCGTCTGGGGCATGAGCGCCGACGTCGCGGAGCGCTGGACGGCTTATGAGCAGACCAAGGAGCCCGGCTATTCCGGCATGGGCACGACGCTGTCGGCCAACCCGCTCCAGTTCGCCGCGATGCGCGCCACACTGGAAGAGGTGATGACCGAGAAGGCCTATGCGCATATGGACAAGCTCGCCGAACGGCTGGAGCTTGGCCTGCGCGCGGCGATCGAACGTCACGGCCTGCCGTGGCATGTCGCCCGCGTCGGCGCGCGCGTCGAGTTCATCTGCGCGCCGGGGCCGCTGCGCAACGGCGCGGAAGCCGAGCTTGCCCATGCGCCGGAACTGGAGGCCGCGATCCATGTCGGCCTCGTCAATCGCGGCTGCCTGATCGCGCCTTTCCACAACATGATGCTGATCTCGCCGGCAACGAAGAAGAAGCAGGTCGATCGGCTGGTGGAAGCGTTCGATGAGATTGTCCGGGAGTTGACCTCACATGTCTGAGTTCCTTCGCGCGCCCCTCTGCCCTGCCGGGCATCTCCCCCACGAGGGGGGAGATCAGTCTGCATCTGCGTTTTCGCCAACCTCCAGCCTTGCAGGACGAGCGGAGAGGGTGATGAAGGATAATCTCCCCCCTCGCGGGGGAGATGTCCGGCAGGACAGAGGGGGGCGCCACAGAACGCCAACCCTGCAATTTGGAGCCAGTTTCGCATGACCTCCCCCTCCGGCTCCTCCCCCGACGAGGCCCTCGCCTTCCTGGACGCGCATCTCGACATCGAGGCCTTCGACATCGTTTTGACCGATGCCAACGGCGTGGGACGCGGCAAGATCATCCGACGCCACGAACTTGAGGCGTTCTACAAAGGTGGCCGCCATCTGCCGATCTCGATCCTCGGCCTCGACATCACCGGTGAGGATGTCCACGAGACCGGCCTGATCTGGGATTCCGGCGACGGCGATTTGCGCGCATGGCCCATACCCGGCACGCTGAAGCCGCTTCACGGCACGACCCCGCCGCGCGGACAGGCGCTGATGTCGATGTATGGTCTCGACGGCACGCCGATGACCAGCGATCCGCGCCACGCGCTGCTTCGGCAAGTCGCGGCGATGAAGGCGCGCGGCCTGCATCCTGCCGGTGCCTTCGAACTCGAATTCTTCCTGCTGGCCAACGAACGCGACGCCGAAGGGCGCGTCCAACCGGCGCGCGCCGTCGTGGACGGGCGCGCCAGCGGCAAGACCGAAGTCTATTCCGTCGATCATTTGCACGGCATGGAGCCGCTGTTCTCCGACATCTACGCTGCGGCCAAAGCGCAGGGCATACCCGCCGAGACGGTGATTTCGGAATATGCGCCCGGCCAGTACGAGCTGACCCTGAACTACCGCAAAGACGTGATGCAGGCGGCCGACGATCTCGTCATGCTCAAGCGCATCGTACGCATGCAGGCGCGCCGCCACGGCGTCACCGCCTGCTTCATGGCAAAGCCGATCGAGCGCTATGCGGGATCCGGCATGCATTTCCACGTTTCGCTGCAGGACGATGCCGGCCGCAACGTCTTCGCGGAGGAGGCGGAGGGCACATGGAACCCCAAGCTGCTTCACGCGATCGGCGGGCTGTCGCACACGATGGCGGAATCCATGCTGGTCTTTGCCCCGCACGCCAATTCCTGGCGGCGTTTCGTCTCGCAATCCTACGCGCCCGTCGCGCCGACCTGGGGCGTCAACAACCGCTCGGTCGCCCTGCGTGTACCGGCCGGCGACGTGAAGGCGCGGCGCATCGAGCACCGCCCCTCCGGCGTCGACGCGAACCCCTATCTTGTGGCGGCGACGATACTCGCCGGCATTCTCAAGGGACTGGACGACAGCCTCGATCCGGGGCCTGAAACCACCGGCAATGGCTACGCGGCGGACGAAAACGACAAAGCCGTGATGCCGGCGGACTGGCTGACCGCGATCAAGGCGGCGGAGGGCTCGGCATTCCTGAAATCCGCTCTGGGCGAGGACATGCACCGCACGTTCACCGCGATCAAGCGGGCGGAATATCTGCGCGTGGCCAAGACCGTCAGCGAACTGGACTATCACCTCTACCTCCACGAGGTGTGATCGCATCGCGCGATGTGTCAAAAGTTATAGACGGCGAGGACGCCAGAACATATCATGAACGAATGTCAGCACCGTCACTCGCTCAAAAGCTTGCCATCCTCGCCGATGCCGCCAAATACGATGCGTCCTGCGCATCGTCGGGCGGTGCCGGTCGCAATTCGCTGAAATCCAAGGGCATCGGCTCGACCGAGGGGAGCGGCATCTGCCATTCCTACGCGCCGGATGGGCGCTGCATCTCGCTGCTCAAGATCCTGCTGACCAATTTCTGCATCTATGACTGCGTGTATTGCGTGAACCGGTCGTCCTCGAACGTGCGCCGCGCCCGTTTCACGATCGACGAAGTCGTCAATCTCACGCTCGATTTCTACAAGCGCAACTACATCGAGGGCCTGTTCCTTTCCTCGGGCGTGATCCGATCGCCGGACGAAACCATGGCCGAGATGGTGGAGATCGCGCGGCGGTTGCGGATCGATCACGCGTTTCATGGCTACATCCACCTCAAGATGATCCCCGAAGCGAGCCGCGACCTGATCGCGCAGGCGGGTCTTTACGCCGACCGGCTGTCGATCAATGTCGAACTGCCGACCGACGAGGGCGTGAAGCGGCTCGCACCGCAGAAGAAGCCCGAGACGATCCGCGTATCGATGGCTCGGCTGCGCGAAAAGATCGAGGAAAAGTCCGAGCCGACCATGCGGACCAAAAAGCGGCAGCGCTTCGCGCCGGCCGGACAATCGACGCAGATGATCGTCGGCGCGGACGCGGCCACGGATTCCGATATCCTTTCGACTTCCGCCCGGCTTTATTCGGGCTACCACCTCCGGCGCGTCTATTACTCGGCCTTCAGCCCAATCCCGGATTCATCGTCGGCCCTTCCGCTGGTGCGCCCGCCTCTGATGCGCGAGCACAGGCTTTATCAGGCGGATTGGCTGATGCGGTTCTACGGCTTCGAGCGCAACGAGATCGTCGCCGGCCGGCCGGATGGGATGCTCGATTTGGACATCGACCCCAAGCTTGCCTGGGCGCTCGTCAACCGCCACGCCTTCCCGCTCGACGTGAATCGCGCCCCGCGCGAGATGCTCTTACGCATTCCCGGCATCGGCACCAAGGTCGTCACGCGCATGCTGGACATCCGGCGATACAAGCGCCTCCGGATCGAGGATGTCGCCCGCCTCTGCCAGTCGATCGCGAAGGTGCGACCCTTCATCGTCGCCGATGGGTGGTCGCCGCGCGGCATGACGGACG
This portion of the Mesorhizobium sp. CAU 1732 genome encodes:
- a CDS encoding LacI family DNA-binding transcriptional regulator is translated as MAQKIKLSTIAEALGVSTATVSLALRDSPLVADGTRERIKEHARTIGYIYNRRAASLRTSRSGIVGVVVHDIMNPFFAEILRSIESELDRSRQTFLLSNHYDQLEKQRTFIDTLLQLGADGVIMSPAIGTPPQDIQLAEDNGLPAVLIARSVEGADVPVFRGDDSYGIGIATNHLISLGHRRIVMIGGTDQTSTGRDRYRGYVIAMENAGLEVRTDWRMPGPRTKQGGFEASQQFLAHKDKPTAAVCWNDLVAIGLMNGIYRAGLTPGVDVSVTGYDDLEEAAIATPALTTVWNGQREVGRRAARALLDRLNGIEIHGGQELIRPELHVRQSTGKPVER
- a CDS encoding putative DNA modification/repair radical SAM protein, with the protein product MSAPSLAQKLAILADAAKYDASCASSGGAGRNSLKSKGIGSTEGSGICHSYAPDGRCISLLKILLTNFCIYDCVYCVNRSSSNVRRARFTIDEVVNLTLDFYKRNYIEGLFLSSGVIRSPDETMAEMVEIARRLRIDHAFHGYIHLKMIPEASRDLIAQAGLYADRLSINVELPTDEGVKRLAPQKKPETIRVSMARLREKIEEKSEPTMRTKKRQRFAPAGQSTQMIVGADAATDSDILSTSARLYSGYHLRRVYYSAFSPIPDSSSALPLVRPPLMREHRLYQADWLMRFYGFERNEIVAGRPDGMLDLDIDPKLAWALVNRHAFPLDVNRAPREMLLRIPGIGTKVVTRMLDIRRYKRLRIEDVARLCQSIAKVRPFIVADGWSPRGMTDEENLRGRLVPAPKQLSLF
- a CDS encoding MarR family transcriptional regulator — protein: MAKANKAAAMSRLHSAARLSRTALAARLLTHGFYAGQDQIMIALDREDGQTPGQLATRLGVRPPTVTKTINRLQSQGYLDKRASDSDARQANVFLTDEGRNAIKSIEKAVRKTEKQALKGLDKKEQKALLKLLARVESNLNGAVVPDDEDDPDTEE
- a CDS encoding glutamine synthetase family protein — its product is MTSPSGSSPDEALAFLDAHLDIEAFDIVLTDANGVGRGKIIRRHELEAFYKGGRHLPISILGLDITGEDVHETGLIWDSGDGDLRAWPIPGTLKPLHGTTPPRGQALMSMYGLDGTPMTSDPRHALLRQVAAMKARGLHPAGAFELEFFLLANERDAEGRVQPARAVVDGRASGKTEVYSVDHLHGMEPLFSDIYAAAKAQGIPAETVISEYAPGQYELTLNYRKDVMQAADDLVMLKRIVRMQARRHGVTACFMAKPIERYAGSGMHFHVSLQDDAGRNVFAEEAEGTWNPKLLHAIGGLSHTMAESMLVFAPHANSWRRFVSQSYAPVAPTWGVNNRSVALRVPAGDVKARRIEHRPSGVDANPYLVAATILAGILKGLDDSLDPGPETTGNGYAADENDKAVMPADWLTAIKAAEGSAFLKSALGEDMHRTFTAIKRAEYLRVAKTVSELDYHLYLHEV
- a CDS encoding creatininase family protein, translating into MTASETKPDMRNTIAILPLGATEQHGPHLPFETDSIIAQGVVERAIGRLPQGADVIVLPVETIGYSIEHLDVPGTKSLAFDEAVNRWIGIGEECLRQGISRFVMLNAHGGNSPLMTIVATELRVRHAMLAVATSWTRFGYPLPIVSPEERAIGIHGGFIETSVMLALRPELVDMTKARDFPSAQTEFAQEFTHLRAYGPHAFGWMMSDLNPDGVAGNAAAATAEAGEAMLDHAASGFAELLGDVARFDMARLK
- a CDS encoding WD40 repeat domain-containing protein; its protein translation is MPTVAPLDLDAHCVAAVWLGNIPHFALADGVVHRLDNGHKHEAVHDGLLAAVPGDGGQSLITGGEDGKVFEVKPDGSKTEIASIGRKWVTTVAAGPRGAIAYATGRTAYVRLPDGKVKEFQHPRSVEGIAFAPKGMRIAVARYNGATLHFPAAEGKPVELEWAGAHTGVTFSPDGNFLVTTMQENALHGWKLADGKHMRMAGYPVKVKSLSWSAKGRWLASSGAPAAIVWPFLTKDGPMGKAPVELGTRGDSMVTSVACHPTDDVVAIGFADGMVLAGRIADQKEVLLRRPGKGAITALDWDAEGRRIAFGSEAGDCGVIDVAG
- a CDS encoding aspartate aminotransferase family protein, which gives rise to MAGAPEQAAGVIGGIARTRIDALRAREAKMYAHARPQSRKAMAEGVSGYLAGVPMHWMRDWPMPFAFVVEKASGATITDIDGHRLDDFCLGDTGSMFSHSPAPVARAIRRQARRGLTYMLPSTDALVLGDLLARRFGLPSWQIATTATDANRFALRVARAVTGRPKILVFNGCYHGSVDETMVNLRHGRPVNRPGLAGEFRDLTETTRIVEFNDLDALDAALGEGDVACVITEPVLTNSCMVLPQPGFHDGLRDLTRKHGTLLLIDETHTISTAPGGYTRAFGLEPDLFVLGKPVAGGVPASVWGMSADVAERWTAYEQTKEPGYSGMGTTLSANPLQFAAMRATLEEVMTEKAYAHMDKLAERLELGLRAAIERHGLPWHVARVGARVEFICAPGPLRNGAEAELAHAPELEAAIHVGLVNRGCLIAPFHNMMLISPATKKKQVDRLVEAFDEIVRELTSHV
- a CDS encoding DMT family transporter; protein product: MTSTTNRSDTATPSPAIVLVICACFLFACLDTSAKYLVQQGMRPEFVSWARFAIHVVAVLVLFRAWSNPSMFKVKSLPAQILRGVFLFGSTVFNFLALQTLQLAETVSIYFFAPMVITALAGPLLGEWAGWRRWMAVLVGFVGVLVITRPGFGDFGVGHVFALISMSSYCFYVIMTRRMGAIETAESLIFYSALAPVLLMLPFVPSVASFPQDGLQWVLFLMLGLLGGFGHWLLIKAYKQATASALAPYPYSQMIWMIGFGYLVFDDFPDWWTLGGAAIIVASGLYIIHREHRLRLLERSAPNSEDQSLAKKL
- a CDS encoding GTP-binding protein yields the protein MPEAQAQIPVTVLTGYLGSGKTTLLNRILTEDHGKRYAVIVNEFGEIGIDNDLIVESDEEIYEMNNGCICCTVRGDLIRTVEGLMRRPGRFDAILVETTGLADPAPVAQTFFMDDDVRAKTKLDAVVALVDAKHLPLRLKDSKEAEDQIAFADVVVLNKTDLVTPEELRAVEAAVRAINPAAKIHKTERSGVALSEVLDRGAFDLKRALDNDPHFLDAQDHDHDHECGPDCDHDHHDHHHGEASAIHDVSVKSISLRSGEMDPKKFFPWLEKTTQMDGPNILRLKGIIALKDDPDRYVVQGVHMLLEGDHQRPWKDAEKHESRLVFIGRDLDVERLTRTFEACQA